A stretch of the Argentina anserina chromosome 6, drPotAnse1.1, whole genome shotgun sequence genome encodes the following:
- the LOC126797309 gene encoding uncharacterized protein LOC126797309, whose amino-acid sequence MQDELNALNDNKTWSIVPLPKGQKVVGVRWIYKIKFHSNCTIERYKASRSRAYSSMFIRNGKVGRLIVLVYVEDLIITGDDAEEIKALKSSLHATFSFKDLGMEKVALTPLYIHPYSSCGSVICSDQLISTGTGHEDVGSLPSGDHIPKEVPQIASLGPQKPSQSLTLWA is encoded by the exons ATGCAAGATGAGCTCAATGCACTCAATGACAACAAAACTTGGAGCATTGTTCCTTTGCCAAAGGGTCAGAAGGTTGTTGGAGTTAGGTGGATTTACAAAATCAAGTTTCATTCCAATTGCACTATTGAGAGATACAAGGCCAG TCGAAGTAGAGCATATTCATCCATGTTTATTAGAAATGGTAAAGTTGGTCGTCTTATTGTCCTTGTGTATGTTGAGGATTTGATTATAACTGGTGATGATGCTGAAGAAATCAAGGCCTTAAAGTCATCTCTTCATGCCACCTTCTCCTTTAAAGATCTTGGCATGGAAAAGGTGGCATTGACTCCATTATATATCCATCCATATTCGTCCTGTGGA AGTGTAATATGCTCTGATCAATTGATTTCAACTGGTACTGGTCACGAAGATGTTGGTTCTCTGCCATCAGGCGATCATATTCCAAAAGAAGTCCCTCAGATTGCTTCTTTAGGGCCTCAAAAGCCCAGTCAAAGCCTGACCTTATGGGCATAA